A region of Methanomicrobiales archaeon DNA encodes the following proteins:
- a CDS encoding anaerobic sulfatase maturase: MNRHTGAAPPAFHVMAKPTGAQCNLDCAYCFFLKKERLYPDSNFRMTDAVMEAYIRQTIEGHRVPRVTIAWQGGEPTLMGLDFYRRSVDVQKKYRKPGTLIENTFQTNGVLLDDAWCQFFHDNHFLIGLSMDGPAELHDIYRRDKSGHGTFERVLDAALLLQKHKVEFNILCTVNRRNADHPLDVYRFFRDELGVQYIQFIPIVERNSERGYQEGNTVTDRSVRPDQWGRFLIGIFDEWIRRDVGRMFVLNFDGALAGWLGMAGTVCIFGPTCGLGVALEHNGDLYSCDHFVEPRYYLGNILQTPLTELVASEKQRAFGRAKRDTLPLYCRECEFMAICNGECPKNRFLETPKGEPGLNYLCEGYRAFFTHADRPMRIMADLLRRGRFADEVLQILAAEERSRKSGSVRVGRNDPCPCGSGLKFKKCCGQAPGR; this comes from the coding sequence ATGAACAGGCATACTGGTGCAGCGCCTCCCGCCTTCCATGTCATGGCAAAACCGACGGGGGCACAGTGCAATCTCGACTGTGCCTACTGTTTCTTCTTAAAAAAGGAGAGACTGTATCCGGATAGCAATTTCCGGATGACGGATGCGGTGATGGAGGCGTACATCCGCCAGACCATCGAGGGGCACCGCGTCCCCCGTGTGACGATCGCCTGGCAGGGGGGAGAGCCGACCCTGATGGGGCTCGATTTCTACCGGCGTTCTGTGGACGTGCAGAAAAAGTACAGAAAGCCCGGGACCCTCATCGAAAACACATTCCAGACAAACGGCGTCCTCCTGGATGACGCATGGTGCCAGTTCTTCCATGACAACCATTTCCTGATCGGCCTGAGCATGGACGGTCCTGCTGAACTCCACGATATCTATCGGAGGGATAAAAGCGGCCATGGAACGTTCGAACGGGTTCTCGACGCCGCCCTTCTCCTCCAGAAGCATAAAGTGGAGTTCAATATCCTCTGTACGGTCAACCGCAGGAACGCCGACCACCCGTTGGATGTGTACCGGTTCTTCCGCGATGAACTCGGGGTGCAGTACATCCAGTTCATCCCCATCGTGGAGCGGAACAGCGAGAGGGGGTACCAGGAAGGGAATACAGTGACCGATCGGTCCGTCCGCCCCGACCAATGGGGACGGTTCCTGATCGGGATCTTCGACGAATGGATCCGGCGGGACGTAGGAAGAATGTTTGTCCTGAACTTCGACGGGGCGCTCGCGGGCTGGCTCGGGATGGCGGGGACGGTCTGCATCTTTGGGCCCACCTGCGGTCTCGGGGTGGCGCTCGAGCACAACGGGGACCTGTACTCGTGTGACCACTTTGTCGAGCCCCGATACTACCTGGGGAATATTCTCCAAACGCCCCTGACAGAGCTCGTGGCCTCGGAGAAGCAGCGAGCGTTCGGGAGGGCCAAGAGAGATACGCTTCCCCTGTACTGCCGGGAGTGCGAGTTCATGGCCATCTGCAACGGGGAGTGCCCAAAGAACCGCTTCCTGGAGACCCCCAAGGGCGAGCCGGGGCTGAATTACCTCTGCGAAGGCTACCGGGCGTTCTTCACTCACGCCGACCGGCCCATGCGGATCATGGCAGACCTGCTGCGGCGGGGAAGGTTCGCCGACGAGGTGCTGCAGATTCTTGCAGCAGAGGAGAGATCACGTAAATCCGGATCGGTCAGGGTAGGCCGGAATGACCCCTGCCCCTGCGGGAGCGGACTGAAGTTCAAGAAGTGCTGCGGACAGGCCCCTGGGCGGTGA
- a CDS encoding HEAT repeat domain-containing protein, which yields MDDAQKEFGERYGNKEEEFSDLGEDPVPGLIIKLSDTDIKVRWKAAWRLGYLGDPRAVEPLIHSLDFSRPYVAGEDEFTLNMVAAWALGRIRDPRAVEPLIQALSNPCDDFVWIAAWALGEIGDTRAIAPLEATLQRGGFECVWAGDSPPSDTFWDPVEHAVLDSITGSTFHEGASPVVRALEKLGSPF from the coding sequence ATGGACGACGCACAAAAGGAGTTTGGAGAAAGATATGGGAACAAGGAGGAGGAGTTCTCCGATCTCGGCGAGGATCCAGTGCCTGGCTTGATTATAAAGTTGTCCGATACAGATATCAAAGTGCGCTGGAAAGCGGCATGGAGGCTTGGCTATCTTGGAGATCCCCGGGCGGTCGAACCGCTGATTCACTCTCTTGACTTTTCCCGCCCCTATGTCGCAGGAGAAGACGAATTCACGTTGAATATGGTCGCGGCCTGGGCCCTGGGCAGGATCAGGGACCCACGGGCTGTAGAACCCTTGATACAGGCGCTTTCAAACCCGTGTGACGATTTCGTCTGGATCGCGGCCTGGGCCCTGGGAGAGATCGGGGATACGCGAGCGATCGCACCCCTTGAGGCCACCTTACAGAGAGGTGGATTCGAGTGCGTATGGGCCGGTGATTCGCCTCCTTCGGATACGTTCTGGGATCCTGTTGAACATGCAGTTCTGGATTCCATCACCGGCAGTACGTTCCATGAAGGAGCCTCCCCGGTTGTCCGGGCGCTGGAGAAGCTCGGCAGCCCCTTCTAA
- a CDS encoding DUF6325 family protein — protein sequence MKEPPRLSGRWRSSAAPSNTSVQLALFLRCPPWIELYTRTGILLRWDTMSLGPVEYLVIEFPGNQFKGEIIPALREVVDNGSIRIIDLVFVRKDDQGRVSVMELDDLSKDAADAFAPIAQETRTLLSDEDIQKLTDVVDRNSSAAFLLFEHLWAKRFQDALLNARARVLAGDRIPRERVDAALAWREEQEAAAGSTAS from the coding sequence ATGAAGGAGCCTCCCCGGTTGTCCGGGCGCTGGAGAAGCTCGGCAGCCCCTTCTAACACGTCTGTACAGCTGGCGCTTTTCTTGAGGTGTCCGCCATGGATCGAATTATATACACGAACGGGTATCCTGCTACGGTGGGATACTATGTCTCTTGGCCCTGTAGAGTATCTGGTGATCGAGTTTCCGGGAAACCAGTTCAAGGGTGAGATCATCCCGGCATTGCGTGAAGTCGTCGACAACGGATCTATACGAATCATCGACCTCGTATTCGTGCGAAAGGATGATCAGGGTCGGGTGAGCGTCATGGAACTGGATGACCTGAGTAAGGATGCAGCCGATGCGTTTGCACCGATTGCGCAGGAGACCAGAACCCTCCTGTCCGATGAGGACATCCAGAAATTAACCGATGTTGTTGACAGAAACAGCTCAGCAGCATTCTTGCTCTTCGAACACCTCTGGGCAAAGAGATTCCAGGATGCCCTCCTCAATGCCCGGGCCAGGGTGCTTGCCGGGGATCGCATCCCGAGGGAGCGGGTGGATGCCGCCCTGGCATGGAGAGAGGAGCAGGAGGCAGCCGCTGGCAGTACTGCGAGCTAA
- a CDS encoding DUF5518 domain-containing protein, translating to MAEYSHDNFWVAVIAGWILMLIIDLFIPVVGPFVGGFAAGYIARGGPWNGGVAGLLSGILGGVIVAILVLVGATLFLGVLGFLGGFFFGTLLIVFLFIFHGILAFIGGAIAGALRM from the coding sequence ATGGCCGAATATTCGCATGATAACTTCTGGGTTGCCGTTATCGCCGGATGGATCCTGATGCTTATCATCGACCTTTTCATTCCTGTTGTAGGGCCGTTTGTAGGAGGATTTGCCGCCGGCTACATCGCACGGGGTGGCCCGTGGAATGGCGGAGTTGCAGGTCTGCTCTCGGGTATCCTTGGGGGTGTCATCGTCGCGATCCTCGTCCTCGTCGGGGCCACGCTATTTCTGGGAGTGCTGGGGTTCCTCGGGGGGTTCTTCTTCGGGACGTTATTGATCGTATTTCTCTTCATCTTCCACGGGATCCTCGCGTTCATCGGCGGCGCGATAGCAGGGGCGTTGAGGATGTAA
- a CDS encoding arylsulfatase, translated as MPDWEPYIQPQAPEEAPNVLMIVWDDVGYGAMDVFGGPIETPTMKRIADMGIRYSNFHTTALCSPTRSSLLTGRNATSNNMACITEASAGFPGLSARIPFENGFISEVLNERGWNTYAIGKWHLTPGEETDMSAWKGRWPLGRGFERFYGFLGGETNQWYPDLVYDNHPMDQPYRPDEGYHFSRDISDKAIEFIRDSKVIAPEKPWFMYFCPGCAHAPHHVFKEWADKYRGRFDAGYEKIREEILENQKRMGLLPENTELSPINPHGEPGTSGPDGQPWPALDFVPPWDSLNEDEKKLFIRMAEVYAGFVTYTDAQIGRILDYLEESGQLDNTIIVVVSDNGASAEGGPSGSFNENKFFNNVPDTVEANLPFIDELGGPRAYNHYCSGWAWAFDTPFPYWKRFAGYEGGLADMCLIAWPRGIKARGEIRHQYIHAVDIVPTLYELLGIEPPKVLKGYTQSPIEGESFTPSFDDPDAPGRDTQFYAMLGQRAIYHQGWLANTVHPPLSGWSNFGHDVWELYNLKDDRAQMHNLADQNRDMLELLKGLWFYYAGVYNGMPLDDRSALEIISTPRPQPSRPRNRYVYYPGTAEVPESVAVNIRGRSYTIAAGVTIDSRDAQGVLFAHGGVGGGHSLYIADGRLHYVYNWLGDDVQKISSGDPVPAGRHVFTAEFARDGEDTETKSALGTLTLYVDMDKVGQGRIKTQPGFFGLTGDGLCVGRDSGSPVSPDYSAPFHFTGGTIDRVIIDVSGEHYVDHEKEVAAWIVRD; from the coding sequence ATGCCCGACTGGGAGCCCTACATCCAGCCGCAGGCTCCGGAAGAGGCCCCCAATGTATTGATGATCGTCTGGGACGACGTGGGCTACGGCGCCATGGACGTCTTCGGCGGGCCGATCGAGACACCCACCATGAAGCGGATTGCCGATATGGGCATACGCTACAGCAATTTCCATACGACAGCGCTCTGTTCGCCCACCCGTTCAAGCCTGCTCACGGGCCGCAACGCCACCAGCAACAACATGGCCTGCATCACGGAGGCGTCCGCCGGTTTTCCCGGACTCAGCGCCCGCATCCCGTTCGAGAACGGGTTCATCTCCGAGGTGCTGAACGAGAGGGGCTGGAACACGTATGCCATCGGCAAGTGGCACTTAACGCCGGGAGAAGAGACCGACATGTCCGCGTGGAAGGGGCGCTGGCCCCTCGGGCGGGGATTCGAGCGATTCTACGGGTTCCTGGGCGGGGAGACCAACCAGTGGTACCCGGATCTGGTCTACGACAACCACCCCATGGATCAGCCCTACCGTCCGGACGAGGGCTATCATTTCTCCAGGGACATCTCCGATAAAGCGATCGAGTTCATCCGCGACTCGAAGGTAATCGCCCCGGAGAAGCCCTGGTTCATGTACTTCTGCCCCGGTTGCGCCCATGCCCCGCACCACGTCTTCAAGGAGTGGGCGGATAAATACAGGGGGCGGTTCGACGCGGGTTACGAGAAGATCCGCGAGGAGATCCTGGAGAACCAGAAGAGGATGGGTCTCCTTCCCGAAAATACCGAGCTCTCGCCCATCAATCCGCACGGCGAGCCGGGAACGAGCGGGCCGGATGGCCAGCCCTGGCCCGCCCTCGACTTCGTGCCTCCCTGGGACTCGCTGAACGAGGACGAAAAGAAGCTCTTCATTCGCATGGCGGAGGTGTACGCCGGGTTTGTCACCTACACAGATGCCCAGATCGGGAGGATCCTCGACTATCTCGAAGAGTCCGGCCAGCTGGACAACACGATCATCGTTGTCGTCTCCGACAACGGGGCCAGCGCCGAGGGCGGTCCGAGCGGCTCGTTCAACGAGAACAAGTTCTTCAACAACGTGCCCGATACGGTCGAGGCGAATCTGCCCTTCATCGACGAGCTCGGCGGTCCCCGGGCGTACAACCACTACTGCAGCGGCTGGGCGTGGGCGTTCGACACGCCTTTCCCGTACTGGAAGCGGTTTGCCGGCTACGAGGGGGGGCTCGCGGATATGTGCCTTATCGCCTGGCCCCGCGGCATCAAAGCCCGGGGGGAGATACGCCACCAGTACATCCACGCCGTGGACATCGTCCCGACACTCTACGAGCTGCTGGGCATCGAACCGCCGAAGGTGCTGAAGGGCTATACCCAGAGCCCGATCGAGGGAGAGAGCTTTACACCCTCCTTCGACGATCCCGATGCGCCGGGGCGGGATACCCAGTTCTACGCGATGCTCGGCCAGAGGGCGATATACCACCAGGGCTGGCTGGCAAACACCGTCCACCCGCCTCTCTCCGGCTGGAGCAACTTCGGGCACGACGTCTGGGAGCTCTACAACCTGAAAGACGACCGGGCCCAGATGCATAACCTGGCGGACCAGAACCGGGACATGCTCGAGCTCCTCAAGGGGCTCTGGTTCTACTATGCAGGGGTCTACAACGGCATGCCGCTCGATGACCGCAGCGCGCTGGAGATCATCTCCACGCCCCGGCCCCAGCCTTCCCGACCCAGGAACCGCTATGTCTACTACCCGGGCACCGCCGAAGTTCCCGAGTCCGTCGCCGTCAACATTCGGGGGCGCTCCTACACCATCGCGGCCGGTGTGACGATCGATTCACGGGATGCGCAGGGCGTGCTGTTCGCCCACGGGGGGGTGGGCGGAGGCCACAGCCTGTATATCGCCGACGGACGACTGCACTACGTTTACAACTGGCTCGGTGACGATGTCCAGAAGATCTCCTCTGGCGATCCCGTGCCTGCCGGGCGGCACGTCTTCACCGCGGAATTCGCCAGGGACGGAGAGGATACGGAGACGAAGAGCGCCCTGGGTACCCTCACGCTCTACGTGGACATGGATAAGGTGGGACAGGGACGGATCAAGACGCAGCCCGGCTTTTTCGGTCTCACCGGCGACGGGCTCTGTGTCGGAAGGGACAGCGGGTCCCCGGTGTCGCCGGACTACTCCGCACCGTTCCACTTCACAGGCGGAACAATAGACAGAGTGATAATAGACGTGAGCGGTGAACACTACGTCGACCACGAGAAGGAAGTGGCGGCCTGGATCGTGCGGGATTGA
- a CDS encoding DUF308 domain-containing protein, with product MIPVLGVNMTDELAGAGPATSAMARIEMFPWWLVLLEGIVALILGFVLLFWPGTTLLLLVTFLGIYWFVTGIFALISVFIDRTRWGWKLLTGVLGIIAGIIVLAYPIYSAILIPALLTILIGVWGLIIGFVMVFQAFGGAGWGAGILGVLSIIFGLVILANPLVSTAVLIIMVAIFAIIGGISAIFLAFRLR from the coding sequence ATGATCCCCGTCCTCGGTGTCAACATGACGGACGAATTGGCAGGGGCCGGGCCCGCAACATCGGCCATGGCCAGAATAGAGATGTTTCCCTGGTGGCTCGTGCTTCTCGAGGGGATCGTTGCACTCATCCTTGGTTTTGTTCTGCTCTTCTGGCCGGGGACAACGCTCCTCCTGCTTGTGACCTTCCTCGGCATATACTGGTTTGTCACGGGCATTTTTGCGCTCATCAGCGTCTTTATCGATCGAACGAGATGGGGCTGGAAGCTCCTTACAGGAGTTCTAGGCATCATCGCCGGAATTATCGTGCTCGCCTATCCGATCTATAGCGCCATCCTCATTCCAGCGTTACTGACCATCCTCATCGGCGTCTGGGGCCTGATCATCGGGTTCGTAATGGTGTTCCAGGCCTTCGGGGGGGCTGGATGGGGGGCGGGCATCCTGGGGGTTCTCAGTATCATCTTCGGGCTTGTGATCCTCGCCAATCCCCTGGTCTCGACCGCCGTGCTCATTATCATGGTCGCCATCTTCGCGATAATCGGAGGGATTTCAGCGATCTTTCTGGCGTTCCGGTTGCGGTAA
- a CDS encoding small multi-drug export protein, which translates to MADILNAVRQAMRAILYGLALSTAIPVLLGLILDVPAGRILTLITSTLVLQANGVFVGLGLGLDPWFVLVVMTFVELGAVLAIYEILETFEESERVKRFTKKTEEGIKKYPYLAKYGAATLIILPAMPIVGLYSSVAVGWLLRWNKLQCIFFITVGWILVVVFLMLVALGFIQAIF; encoded by the coding sequence ATGGCTGACATACTCAATGCAGTCCGGCAAGCGATGAGAGCGATCCTGTATGGGCTTGCCCTCTCCACGGCGATACCCGTGCTGCTCGGGCTTATCCTGGACGTCCCGGCAGGCAGGATACTCACGCTCATCACCTCTACGCTTGTCCTCCAGGCGAACGGGGTCTTTGTCGGGCTGGGGCTCGGCCTGGACCCGTGGTTTGTCCTGGTGGTCATGACTTTCGTGGAGCTCGGGGCGGTCCTCGCCATCTACGAGATCCTGGAGACCTTCGAAGAGTCCGAGCGGGTGAAACGCTTCACGAAGAAGACCGAAGAAGGGATAAAGAAATACCCCTATCTCGCCAAATATGGGGCGGCAACGCTCATTATCCTTCCCGCAATGCCCATTGTCGGGCTTTATTCGAGCGTGGCGGTCGGATGGCTCCTCCGCTGGAATAAGCTGCAGTGCATCTTCTTCATCACGGTGGGCTGGATCCTGGTCGTCGTCTTCCTCATGCTCGTGGCCCTGGGATTTATCCAGGCGATCTTCTGA
- a CDS encoding SHOCT domain-containing protein encodes MAPQEMQAPPAPVQTVVTQEQKMAQLKELAELKQMGALTEEEFQKEKQKILSQ; translated from the coding sequence ATGGCACCACAGGAGATGCAGGCGCCCCCTGCTCCCGTCCAGACGGTCGTCACCCAAGAGCAGAAGATGGCTCAACTCAAGGAGCTGGCCGAACTGAAGCAGATGGGGGCCCTGACGGAGGAGGAATTCCAGAAGGAGAAGCAGAAGATCCTGTCCCAATAG